GCCGACCTGAAATGGCGGGAAGCCGCGCCGAAGCTCGCCGAGGCTTACGCGGTGCTCGCCGTGCGTCCTTCCTTCGTCTCCACCCAACCGTACGACGAGAGCGCGCCACGTTAAGAGCCGTTTCCCGCCGCACGATTTCTAGAGCGTCACCGTGACTACCACTTCCGAGAAACCCGATCTCGCGCGCTTCCTGAGCCCTCGCGGCGTCGCCATCGTCGGCGCATCCAACGATCTCACGCGCATCGGCGGCCAGCCGATCCGCCTGCTCACCGAGTTCGGATACCGGGGCAAGGTGTACCCGGTCAATCCGAAGTACGAAGAGATCAAAGGCCTCAAGTGCTATCCGAGCCTCTCCGCGGTACCGCAGCCGTGTGACGTCGCGCTGATCGCGCTGTCCGCGCCGCACGTGCCCGGCGTCATCGAGGAATGCGGCAAGGCCGGTATTCCGTACGCGCTCGTGCTCTCGGCCGGTTTCAGCGAAGTCGGCGAAGCAGGCAAGGCGCTGCAGGCGAAGCTCGTCGAAGCGGCGAAAAAGAGCGGCGTGCGCGTGAACGGGCCGAACTGCATCGGCATCCTCAACCACGAGGAAGGTGTCCGTATCGGCTTCGGCGGCACGCTCAACCTGAAGACGCTGAAGACCGGCCCGATCGGCATGGTGACGCAGTCCGGCGGCTTCGGCTTCGCGGTCGTCGCCGTCGCCGCCTATTACGGCGTCGGCATCAACTACGCGGTGTCGACCGGCAACGAAGCGGACCTCACCGCGCTCGACTGGCTGGCGGCGATGATCGAGCTCCCCGACGTCGAGATCGCGACCGCGTTCCTCGAAGGGATCACCGACGGCCGGCGGCTGCTCGAGATCGGCGAGCGTGCGATGGCGCTCGGCAAGCCGATCCTGGTGTGGAAGGTCGGCAACACCGACGTCGGCCGGCAGGCGGCGGCTTCGCACACCGCGCGGCTCACCGCGGGCTACGAGCTCTATCGCACCGCGTTCCGGCTCGGCGGCTTCATCGAAGTGCGCGACATGGACGACCTCGTCGACGTCTGCAAGATCCTCATGGCGCGCAAGCTCCCGCGAGGCAATCGCGTCGCGGTCGTCACGCCTTCGGGCGGCGCGGGCGTGCTGCTCGCCGACCGCTGCGTCGAAGAAGGGCTCACGCTGCCGGCGCTGGACCCGGGCACCATCGAAAAGGCGCGCGCCTACGTGCCGACGTTCGCCACGGTCGCGAACCCGGTCGACATCACCCCGCAGGGCTACAACGACAACTTCGCGTCGTACAACCGCCTGCTCGCGGACGTGCTCGCCGATCCCAACATCGACCAGATGATCCTGCGCGCCCCTCGCGGCAGTGCGGCTTCGATCTGGGCGAAGAACTTCGTCGAGCAGATGAAGGACGCGGACAAGCTCGCGGTGATCAACTGGCCGACCTCGCCCGACGACAACGCGGACGTCGCGGCGTTTCTCGAAGAGCACCGCATGCCGATCGTGATGGCGCCCGGCCGCACGGTGCACGCGCTCGCGCGCGTCAACGAGTACGCGCAGCGCAAGCGCGAGTTCGACGCGAAGCGCGGGCGCTCAGAGTCACGTGTCACACCCAAGCAGACGCTCGAGCTGCCGGCCGGCGCGGGAACGCTCGGCGAGCACCGCTCGAAAGCGATCCTGGAGAGCTACGGCGTCCCGGTGGTGAAAGAGGTGCTGCTGTCGCCCGAAGCGGTGGCTACGCTCACGCGCGAGCCGCTGCCCTTCCCGCTCGCGGTGAAGGTCGAGTCGCCGGACATCCCGCACAAGACCGAAGCGGGCGTGGTGAAGCTCGGCATCTCCGATCTCGATGGCCTGAAGCGCGCCGCGCGCGAAGTGCTCGAAGCGGCGAAGCGGCACGACGGCAAGGCACGCATCGACGGCGTGCTGGTGCAGCAGATGGCGAGCGGCCTCGAAGTGATCGTCGGCGCGGTGAACGACCGATTTTTCGGTCCGGTGGTCGCGTTCGGTCTCGGAGGCGTCTATACCGAGCTCCTGAAGGACGTGACCTATCGCTTCGCGCCGTTCGGCGCCGAGACCGCACGCGAGATGGTGGGCGAGATCAAAGGCGCGGCGCTGCTGAAAGGCTATCGCGGCAGCGCGGCGCTCGACGTCGACGCGCTCGCGGACGCGCTCTCGCGCGTGTCGCACCTCATCGCCGACCACGCCGATCGCATCGCGGAGATCGACGTGAACCCGTTGTTCGTGCGACCTGCGGGCGAAGGCGTGTTAGCGGCGGATGCCCTGGTTGTTTTGAAAAGCGATTAACCGCAAAGGACGCCAAGGACGCAAAGGTTCAGAATAGTCGTCATTCCCGCGCAGGCGGGAATCCATTCGACGCGCAAGCGTCGTCCTGGCGAAAGCCAGGATACATTTTGAACTCTTTTCTCAAGGTCAAAATGGGTCCCGGATCGTGTCCGCGCTGCCGGACACGTCCGGGACGACGCGATGATGCCGCGTCGCTTTCCTTGGCGTCCTTTTGCGTCCTTGGCGGTCAAAATACAATTCGAGGAGACATGATGAACTTTGCCAGGCTCGTAGTGGCTGCTTCTGCGTTGGCCCTATCGGCCGCGCAGGCGCAGAGCTTTCCAAGCAAACCGGTCCGGCTGATCGTGCCGTTCGCGGCGGGCGGGAGCACCGACATCGTCGCGCGGGTGCTCGGGCAGGAGCTGAACAGGATGTGGGGCCAGCCGGTGCTCGTCGACAACCGCGCGGGAGGGAGCACGGTGATCGGCACCGAGATCGTCGCCAAGGCCCCGCCCGACGGACACACGCTGCTCGTCACGCCGGCGCCGTTTACGATCGTCCCCAGCCTCGCGAGCAAGCTTCCTTACGATCCGCACAAGGATTTCGAGCCGATCGTGCTGATCAACACGACGCCGCTCGTGGTGGTGGTGCATCCCGCGGTTCCCGCGAAGAACATCAGGGAGCTCGTCGCGCTCGCGAAGTCCAGGCCCGGCGCGCTCAACTACGGCTCTTCCGGCAGCGGCGGCTCCAACCATCTCGCCGGCGAGCTGTTCAACGCGATGGCGGGCGTGAAGATGGTGCACGTGCCCTACAAAGGCAACGCGCCGGCGCTGCAGGACCTCGTCGGCGGACACGTCGACGTCGTCTTCAACGGGCTCACCTCAGCGCTGCCGCTGATCAAAGGCGGCAAGCTGCGCGCGCTCGGCATGACGAGCCTCAAGCGCTCGTCCGCGTTGCCCGAAGTGCCGACGCTCGACGAGCAGGGCCTCAAGGGCTTCCAGGCCGTCGCGTGGAACGGCCTCACCGCGCCTGCGAAGACACCCAAAGCCATCGTCGACAAGATCAACGCCGACGTGGTGAAAGTCGTGCGCGCGCCCGAGCTCATGGAAAAGCTGAAAGCCGAAGGCTCCGATCCGGTCGGCAGCAGCGTCGACGCCTATGCCAGGTTCCTGCGCGACGAGATCGCGAAGTGGAACAAGGTGATCCGCTTCGCCAACATCAAAGGTTTGTAATGTACAAGGTCTTTAAAAGCGTATTGACCGCCAAGGACGCAAAGGACGCAAAGGACGCAAAGGAAAGGCGACGCGGCATCATCGCGTC
The DNA window shown above is from Burkholderiales bacterium and carries:
- a CDS encoding acetate--CoA ligase family protein, which codes for MTTTSEKPDLARFLSPRGVAIVGASNDLTRIGGQPIRLLTEFGYRGKVYPVNPKYEEIKGLKCYPSLSAVPQPCDVALIALSAPHVPGVIEECGKAGIPYALVLSAGFSEVGEAGKALQAKLVEAAKKSGVRVNGPNCIGILNHEEGVRIGFGGTLNLKTLKTGPIGMVTQSGGFGFAVVAVAAYYGVGINYAVSTGNEADLTALDWLAAMIELPDVEIATAFLEGITDGRRLLEIGERAMALGKPILVWKVGNTDVGRQAAASHTARLTAGYELYRTAFRLGGFIEVRDMDDLVDVCKILMARKLPRGNRVAVVTPSGGAGVLLADRCVEEGLTLPALDPGTIEKARAYVPTFATVANPVDITPQGYNDNFASYNRLLADVLADPNIDQMILRAPRGSAASIWAKNFVEQMKDADKLAVINWPTSPDDNADVAAFLEEHRMPIVMAPGRTVHALARVNEYAQRKREFDAKRGRSESRVTPKQTLELPAGAGTLGEHRSKAILESYGVPVVKEVLLSPEAVATLTREPLPFPLAVKVESPDIPHKTEAGVVKLGISDLDGLKRAAREVLEAAKRHDGKARIDGVLVQQMASGLEVIVGAVNDRFFGPVVAFGLGGVYTELLKDVTYRFAPFGAETAREMVGEIKGAALLKGYRGSAALDVDALADALSRVSHLIADHADRIAEIDVNPLFVRPAGEGVLAADALVVLKSD
- a CDS encoding tripartite tricarboxylate transporter substrate binding protein codes for the protein MNFARLVVAASALALSAAQAQSFPSKPVRLIVPFAAGGSTDIVARVLGQELNRMWGQPVLVDNRAGGSTVIGTEIVAKAPPDGHTLLVTPAPFTIVPSLASKLPYDPHKDFEPIVLINTTPLVVVVHPAVPAKNIRELVALAKSRPGALNYGSSGSGGSNHLAGELFNAMAGVKMVHVPYKGNAPALQDLVGGHVDVVFNGLTSALPLIKGGKLRALGMTSLKRSSALPEVPTLDEQGLKGFQAVAWNGLTAPAKTPKAIVDKINADVVKVVRAPELMEKLKAEGSDPVGSSVDAYARFLRDEIAKWNKVIRFANIKGL